A window from Malacoplasma iowae encodes these proteins:
- a CDS encoding AAA family ATPase translates to MLFKIKFRNFACFKDWQEIDLLNRNVIDEIDVLPSCSNVFIGSKSVGKSSVIKLINTTIDYINNFIKYETEFKLDTTLKSMRNFYNPFVLFSEENDEDYNDTEVILYFNVNQTSFKYELIFNGYFPQLEKISYSCSDGFDDMEWIEIYSKNNLEFSLNLPNSDSSNTCIFDINLNLEELELDKQPNTNYLNLKNSILLKICNFSKNMLTISISDFFKNITFFKDNYLHNKSFKKYSISKDFIEINRTRYLNVFKDLNINIKDFKVTDESLNEFNLLLSIKDENGIFHFINSVNESDNVRRLFYLLTAIFKALDKKTILFIDDLNNYLSLEQTNYILKMFSDKEKNIHNSQLITTVSSYSTYDFDDIYCDNKFEIDKSSDFSSTIFKL, encoded by the coding sequence ATGCTATTTAAAATTAAGTTTAGAAATTTTGCATGTTTTAAAGATTGACAAGAAATTGATTTATTAAATAGAAATGTAATTGATGAAATTGATGTTTTGCCATCTTGTTCTAACGTTTTCATTGGTTCTAAATCTGTTGGAAAATCAAGTGTTATTAAATTAATTAATACTACAATCGATTATATAAATAACTTTATAAAATATGAAACAGAGTTTAAATTAGATACTACGTTAAAATCAATGAGAAACTTTTATAATCCATTTGTTTTATTCAGTGAAGAAAATGACGAGGATTATAATGATACAGAAGTGATTTTATATTTTAATGTAAATCAAACATCTTTTAAATATGAATTAATTTTTAATGGGTATTTTCCTCAACTTGAAAAAATAAGTTATTCTTGTTCAGATGGTTTTGATGATATGGAATGAATTGAAATATATTCAAAAAATAACTTAGAATTTTCGCTTAATTTACCAAATAGTGATTCAAGTAATACTTGTATTTTTGATATTAATTTAAATTTAGAAGAACTTGAATTAGATAAACAACCTAACACTAATTACTTAAATTTAAAAAATTCTATTCTTTTGAAAATATGTAATTTTTCTAAAAACATGCTTACTATAAGTATTAGTGATTTTTTTAAAAACATAACTTTTTTTAAAGATAATTACTTGCACAATAAATCATTTAAAAAATATTCTATCTCAAAAGATTTTATAGAAATAAATAGAACAAGATATTTAAATGTTTTTAAGGATTTAAATATAAACATTAAAGACTTTAAAGTTACTGATGAAAGTTTAAATGAATTTAACTTATTGTTGTCAATAAAAGATGAAAATGGAATTTTTCACTTTATTAATTCTGTAAATGAATCAGATAATGTTAGAAGGCTATTTTATTTGTTAACAGCAATATTTAAAGCACTAGATAAAAAAACAATATTATTTATAGATGATCTAAATAATTATTTAAGTTTAGAACAGACAAACTATATTTTAAAAATGTTTTCAGACAAAGAAAAAAATATACACAATAGTCAATTAATTACAACAGTATCTTCATATAGTACATATGATTTTGATGACATTTATTGTGATAATAAATTTGAAATTGATAAATCTAGTGATTTTTCATCAACAATCTTCAAATTATAG
- a CDS encoding P116 family lipid acquisition surface protein, translating to MNKRNKFLKFFSAFFAVSLVSVPLASCFSDNSNSGPSLGDDGDWNIGDGSSNIIKKSYVEPEIKNSINASDELKVISVNKESDQEVYRSINEFLINSFDKEEFYSKLSKEMLLKDVYSFLYKTYVLNRGIFSFYYNKDTIIEMNKDEQNNITFNLSISLKIENNRYDKQVFNFENNSIELNAYDYLILDINVNNKQPNFVINTNNNRYFLGVSFDNVDFTLTKSESYNQNLTKENLNNGKIEFSYNNFSFTKNTFSNLFLIEYTYLTDALDYNNALEHEQVKSYFNDLTYQDLQNSIESGFLSNQELYMEFVKIADILFTSIGANENGGMLINKIMPSVTKILQYYNVLPQGEETYNLIQQLITNNEPVITVISKNNKILTNLITSLISKDPFVVNLISSLLLKFDPNMSQEEKEKLKEEIKSLLKSFGVANLNFINKIIDSLLDNGTLFDILKTVLKDNEFVTLIKNAVGVQFHGIIDLIVSIVSTDDINKPLLKIVVENIDKIISLLSGIIGNNPTIDALLKIIISSNKEFTEENLLVLFNQTFKTLTTGILTNTTIQKNFKEFSYDKENQKVTYQYDYEYVFNKEVTIDLSTIKKLFPKEINLKSLGIDTEAIDNQVANTAVDIPLIGKVGLLTNNDVGNEWYIFKNDQSHSDINDILGQIPDSLTLGVNDKISFSYSNTNQKVWLNPTKNTNGDWFFVIQLPFIIKINLNAPSMYKKIKTELENKILGEHNFNVWNEIASSIITILSKVYSASGMIKSTSENKPLTNFDYNDTLYMSDYNLTYNTNFDINTFNTISSYFNLESNYKNEELNIDSFFEKNNNDLEINKTLIQGYETLKLKNNDLIFSYNALNSSNIGTDTINGGSIQKGIKLRVPFRAKSLGSNIPTTLDLVIYLNISNFSNNVYLPFNIKNGSTWSNHFTLSRTSLSVDGVADVYLPYKLLGKIRYFHYGKVKFPLFNTLL from the coding sequence CTTGGTGATGATGGTGATTGAAACATTGGTGATGGCTCTTCTAATATTATTAAAAAAAGTTATGTAGAACCTGAAATAAAAAATTCTATTAATGCAAGTGATGAATTAAAGGTTATTAGTGTTAATAAAGAATCAGATCAAGAAGTTTATAGAAGTATTAATGAATTTTTAATAAATTCTTTTGATAAAGAAGAATTTTATTCAAAATTATCAAAAGAAATGCTTTTAAAAGATGTGTATTCTTTTTTATATAAAACTTATGTTTTAAATCGTGGAATTTTCTCTTTTTATTACAATAAAGATACAATTATTGAAATGAATAAAGATGAACAAAATAATATAACTTTTAATTTATCTATTAGTTTAAAAATTGAAAATAATAGATATGATAAACAAGTATTTAATTTTGAAAACAATTCTATTGAACTGAATGCATATGATTATTTAATTTTAGATATCAACGTCAATAATAAACAACCAAATTTTGTTATTAACACAAACAATAATAGATATTTTTTAGGTGTATCTTTTGATAATGTTGATTTTACTTTAACTAAAAGTGAATCATATAATCAAAATTTAACTAAAGAAAATTTAAATAATGGAAAAATAGAATTTTCATATAATAATTTTTCTTTTACAAAAAATACATTTTCTAACTTATTTTTAATTGAATATACATACTTAACAGATGCACTAGATTATAATAATGCTTTAGAACATGAACAAGTTAAATCTTATTTTAATGATTTAACATATCAAGATTTACAAAATAGCATTGAAAGCGGTTTTTTGTCAAATCAAGAACTTTATATGGAATTTGTTAAAATAGCAGACATTTTGTTTACATCTATTGGCGCTAATGAAAATGGTGGTATGTTGATCAATAAAATAATGCCAAGTGTTACAAAAATACTACAATACTATAATGTCTTGCCACAAGGTGAAGAAACATACAATTTAATTCAACAGTTAATTACAAATAATGAACCGGTAATAACTGTTATTTCTAAAAATAATAAAATACTTACTAATTTAATAACAAGTTTAATTAGTAAAGATCCTTTTGTAGTTAATTTAATTAGTTCTTTATTATTGAAATTTGATCCAAACATGTCACAAGAGGAAAAAGAAAAACTAAAAGAAGAAATTAAATCATTATTAAAAAGCTTTGGAGTTGCTAATTTAAATTTTATTAATAAAATTATTGATTCTTTATTAGATAATGGAACTCTATTTGATATTCTTAAAACAGTTTTAAAAGATAATGAATTTGTGACATTAATAAAAAATGCAGTTGGTGTTCAATTTCATGGAATTATAGATTTAATTGTAAGTATTGTTTCAACTGATGATATTAACAAACCATTATTAAAAATAGTAGTTGAAAATATTGATAAAATAATTAGTTTGTTAAGTGGAATTATTGGTAACAATCCTACAATTGATGCATTATTAAAAATTATTATTTCATCTAATAAAGAATTTACAGAAGAAAATTTATTAGTATTATTTAATCAAACATTTAAAACTTTAACTACAGGAATTTTAACTAATACTACTATTCAAAAAAATTTTAAAGAATTCAGTTACGATAAAGAAAACCAAAAGGTGACTTATCAATATGATTATGAATATGTTTTTAATAAAGAAGTAACTATTGATTTAAGTACAATAAAAAAATTATTTCCTAAAGAAATTAATTTGAAAAGTTTAGGCATTGATACAGAAGCGATTGATAATCAAGTTGCAAATACTGCAGTTGATATTCCTTTGATTGGTAAAGTTGGTTTATTAACAAATAATGATGTTGGTAATGAATGATATATTTTTAAAAACGATCAATCACATAGTGATATTAATGATATTTTGGGCCAAATACCAGATAGTTTAACATTAGGTGTTAATGACAAAATTTCTTTCTCTTATAGTAATACAAATCAAAAGGTTTGATTAAATCCAACAAAAAATACAAATGGTGATTGATTTTTTGTAATTCAGCTTCCATTTATAATCAAAATTAATTTGAATGCTCCATCGATGTATAAAAAAATTAAAACTGAATTAGAAAATAAAATTTTAGGTGAACATAACTTTAATGTTTGAAATGAAATTGCTTCATCAATAATAACAATTTTATCTAAAGTTTATTCAGCATCTGGAATGATTAAGTCAACAAGTGAAAATAAGCCATTAACTAATTTTGATTATAATGATACTTTATATATGAGTGATTATAATCTAACATACAACACTAATTTTGATATCAATACATTTAACACTATTTCATCTTATTTTAATTTGGAATCAAATTATAAAAATGAAGAATTAAATATTGATAGTTTCTTTGAAAAAAATAATAATGATCTAGAAATAAACAAAACATTAATACAAGGATATGAAACACTAAAATTAAAAAATAATGATTTAATATTTTCTTATAATGCTTTAAATTCATCAAACATTGGTACTGATACAATAAATGGTGGTTCAATCCAAAAAGGAATAAAACTTAGAGTTCCTTTTAGAGCTAAAAGTTTGGGTTCTAATATTCCAACTACATTGGATTTAGTTATATATTTGAATATTTCAAATTTCTCAAATAATGTTTATCTTCCTTTTAATATTAAAAACGGTTCTACTTGATCAAACCATTTCACTTTATCTAGAACAAGTTTATCAGTTGATGGAGTAGCTGATGTTTATCTTCCATATAAACTTCTTGGAAAGATAAGATATTTCCATTATGGAAAAGTTAAGTTTCCATTATTTAACACATTATTATAA
- a CDS encoding IS30 family transposase, whose translation MKTYKHLTKEERCLIYFLWNKEKYSMNKIAKILNKNKSTISRELKRNTSSTGIYYSSTAHKKYIRRKSNCHMFFMLKYKNFTDLFIQKFNPKSHGVEATIFWIKENYPLVKVPSARQVFRWINSKIWKIQRRDCLRRKYVKGKRRKIGIFSKIDGKYCIPYSLRPEKINNRKEFGHWEADLIVSKRQSGYYHLLTLVERKTRLAIIRKIKGKNARSMMAKMYTIIRDEKLPIKSITVDNGLEFQMMGITAKQFNFKVYYCQPYSSFQRGSNENINGIVRRWYKKGTDFSLVSEDKIKTLEWKVNNIPRKMFGYKTAYQMYQENI comes from the coding sequence ATGAAAACTTATAAACATTTAACAAAAGAAGAAAGATGCTTAATTTATTTTCTTTGAAATAAAGAAAAATATTCTATGAATAAGATTGCAAAAATCTTAAATAAAAACAAATCAACAATATCAAGAGAATTAAAAAGAAACACATCTTCAACAGGGATTTATTATTCATCAACTGCTCACAAAAAATACATTAGAAGAAAATCAAATTGTCATATGTTTTTTATGTTGAAGTACAAAAACTTCACAGATCTTTTTATTCAAAAATTTAATCCTAAATCTCATGGTGTAGAAGCTACAATTTTTTGAATAAAAGAAAACTATCCGTTAGTTAAAGTTCCAAGTGCTAGGCAAGTATTTAGATGAATCAATAGCAAGATTTGAAAGATACAAAGAAGAGATTGTTTAAGAAGAAAATATGTTAAAGGAAAAAGAAGAAAAATAGGTATATTTTCTAAAATTGATGGAAAATACTGCATTCCTTATAGTCTAAGACCAGAAAAGATAAACAATAGAAAAGAATTTGGACATTGAGAAGCTGATCTAATAGTTAGTAAAAGGCAAAGTGGTTATTACCACTTATTGACATTAGTGGAAAGAAAAACAAGGTTGGCAATTATTAGAAAAATAAAAGGGAAGAACGCTAGATCAATGATGGCTAAAATGTATACCATTATTCGAGATGAAAAACTCCCAATAAAAAGCATCACTGTTGATAATGGGTTAGAGTTTCAAATGATGGGAATAACTGCAAAACAATTCAACTTTAAAGTTTATTATTGCCAACCTTATTCTTCATTCCAAAGAGGGTCCAACGAGAACATAAATGGGATAGTTAGAAGATGATATAAAAAAGGAACTGACTTCAGTTTAGTAAGTGAAGATAAAATAAAAACTCTTGAATGAAAAGTAAACAACATCCCAAGAAAAATGTTTGGTTATAAAACAGCTTACCAAATGTATCAAGAAAATATTTAA